A single genomic interval of Sphingopyxis sp. CCNWLW2 harbors:
- a CDS encoding Lrp/AsnC family transcriptional regulator: MKNTSSTVELDDFDRKILAILGRDGRITFTELALQVGLSKTPCQQRVKRLVDSGLIVGFRAIVDPAKVGLDHVAFTEVKLSDTREEALKQFNNAVRQIPEVEECHMIASSFDYLLKVRTPDIRRYRIVLGEKISSLPHVASTSTFVAMETICESAR; encoded by the coding sequence ATGAAAAATACCTCATCGACAGTCGAACTGGATGATTTTGATCGCAAGATTCTCGCGATTCTGGGCCGCGATGGGCGGATCACCTTTACCGAGCTTGCGTTACAGGTCGGCCTCTCGAAAACGCCATGCCAGCAACGCGTGAAGCGCCTCGTCGACAGCGGGCTGATCGTCGGCTTTCGCGCGATCGTCGATCCGGCGAAGGTCGGGCTCGACCATGTCGCCTTCACCGAGGTCAAGCTGTCGGACACGCGCGAGGAAGCGCTCAAGCAGTTCAATAATGCGGTCCGGCAGATTCCCGAGGTCGAGGAATGCCACATGATCGCGAGCAGCTTCGATTATCTGCTCAAGGTCCGCACCCCCGACATCCGGCGTTACCGGATTGTGCTGGGCGAGAAAATTTCGAGCCTGCCGCATGTCGCGAGCACGTCGACCTTCGTCGCGATGGAGACGATCTGCGAATCGGCGCGCTAA
- a CDS encoding transglutaminase-like domain-containing protein, with product MKLEISASLNYRLSEPVDLMLQIEAANGHGQRVLDASLDVGTPEFIARVPAADGICEPIWLRAEGSLRAEYRARVEIDRPDTDFRSLAAVPLHRLPAGAIPYLNESRYCPSNKFHAFVERRFGDHEGGAKIGRMRDWIESRFTYVSGSSDAETGALDSFVERRGVCRDYAHVMIALARAAHIPARMASAYALRVAPQDFHAVAEVYLDGDWHLVDATGMARASEMARICVGRDAADISFLTAYRDIAFVSQSVKVERVEG from the coding sequence ATGAAACTCGAAATTTCCGCCTCCCTAAATTACCGCCTGTCCGAACCCGTCGACCTGATGCTGCAGATCGAGGCCGCGAACGGGCACGGCCAGCGCGTCCTTGACGCGTCGCTCGACGTCGGCACCCCCGAATTTATCGCGCGCGTCCCCGCGGCCGACGGCATCTGCGAGCCGATCTGGCTGCGCGCCGAGGGGAGTCTCCGTGCCGAATATCGCGCGCGGGTGGAGATCGACCGTCCCGACACCGACTTCCGCTCGCTCGCCGCGGTGCCGCTCCACCGGCTTCCGGCCGGGGCGATCCCCTATCTCAACGAGTCGCGCTATTGCCCGTCGAACAAGTTCCACGCCTTCGTCGAGCGTCGTTTCGGCGACCATGAGGGCGGCGCGAAGATCGGCCGCATGCGCGACTGGATCGAAAGCCGCTTTACCTATGTCTCGGGATCGAGCGATGCCGAGACGGGCGCGCTCGACAGCTTCGTCGAACGCCGCGGTGTGTGCCGCGACTATGCGCATGTGATGATCGCGCTCGCGCGCGCCGCGCATATCCCCGCGCGCATGGCGAGCGCCTATGCGCTCCGTGTCGCCCCGCAGGATTTCCACGCCGTCGCCGAAGTCTATCTCGACGGCGACTGGCATCTCGTCGACGCGACGGGCATGGCCCGCGCGTCCGAAATGGCGCGCATCTGCGTCGGGCGCGATGCCGCCGACATATCTTTCCTGACGGCGTATCGCGATATCGCGTTCGTCAGCCAGTCAGTGAAGGTGGAGCGCGTCGAGGGTTGA
- a CDS encoding MFS transporter, with protein sequence MTPARTIPFIVATIFMDAVGFGIIMPVLPQLVMEVGEIDLPHAIEVGAWIGLVMAVATFLASPVLGNLSDHFGRRRVLLLALGGLAVDYALLTIVETLPWLFVARALSGIFGGSYAAAQAAIADITAPQERARNFGFVGAAFGIGFVAGPALGGFLGEISPRAPFVAAAILAAANMLYGYFIFPETLPPERRRAFDWRRANPLGAWKTMRGLPGMDGVAGVLVLWQIASLVYPMTWSFYCIAQLGWTPGMIGASLAAVGVMIALGQVFVVGPAVARFGERDAATLGILVAVAVYVGYAFTTSTIGAFLLLIPVALQAPVQPSLMAMMSRRATAETQGEVQGISAMAMGLGQLFAPLLLTGTMAYFTADGAPVHFPGAAFVVAAIFGLLAILMLRRLPRATRTSDDDAADQMPPSVTA encoded by the coding sequence GTGACGCCGGCGCGGACCATCCCGTTCATCGTCGCGACGATCTTCATGGATGCGGTCGGTTTCGGCATCATCATGCCGGTGCTGCCGCAGCTTGTGATGGAGGTCGGCGAGATCGATCTGCCGCACGCGATCGAGGTCGGCGCGTGGATCGGCCTCGTCATGGCGGTCGCGACCTTCCTCGCCTCGCCGGTGCTCGGCAATCTGTCCGATCATTTCGGGCGGCGGCGCGTGCTGCTGCTCGCGCTCGGCGGGCTCGCGGTCGATTATGCGCTGCTGACGATCGTCGAGACATTGCCGTGGCTGTTCGTCGCGCGCGCGCTGTCGGGCATTTTCGGCGGCAGCTACGCCGCGGCGCAGGCGGCGATCGCCGACATCACCGCGCCGCAAGAGCGCGCACGCAATTTCGGCTTCGTCGGCGCGGCGTTCGGCATCGGCTTCGTTGCGGGGCCGGCGCTCGGCGGCTTCCTCGGCGAGATCAGCCCGCGCGCGCCGTTCGTGGCGGCGGCGATCCTTGCCGCGGCGAACATGCTCTATGGCTATTTCATCTTTCCCGAGACGCTGCCGCCCGAACGCCGCCGCGCGTTCGACTGGCGCCGCGCCAATCCGCTCGGCGCGTGGAAGACGATGCGCGGCCTGCCCGGCATGGACGGCGTCGCGGGGGTGCTCGTGCTGTGGCAGATCGCGAGCCTCGTCTATCCGATGACGTGGAGCTTCTATTGCATCGCGCAGCTCGGCTGGACGCCGGGGATGATCGGCGCGAGCCTCGCCGCGGTCGGTGTGATGATCGCGCTCGGCCAGGTCTTCGTCGTCGGCCCCGCGGTCGCGCGCTTCGGCGAGCGCGACGCGGCGACGCTCGGCATCCTCGTCGCGGTCGCGGTCTATGTTGGTTATGCCTTCACCACCTCAACGATCGGCGCCTTCCTGCTGCTGATCCCTGTCGCGTTGCAGGCGCCGGTGCAGCCGTCGCTGATGGCGATGATGTCGCGCCGCGCAACTGCCGAAACGCAGGGCGAAGTGCAGGGAATTTCGGCGATGGCGATGGGGCTTGGGCAGCTATTTGCGCCGCTGCTCCTCACCGGGACGATGGCCTATTTCACTGCCGACGGCGCGCCGGTGCATTTCCCCGGCGCAGCGTTCGTCGTCGCGGCGATCTTTGGCCTGCTCGCGATCCTGATGCTCCGCCGCCTGCCGCGCGCGACGCGGACAAGCGACGATGATGCCGCCGATCAGATGCCGCCGTCGGTCACCGCATAG
- a CDS encoding competence/damage-inducible protein A: MSDERIWTAAVLVIGDEILSGRTQDKNVSQIATWLDVQGIRLREVRIVPDVEEEIVDALNAIRARYDYVFTTGGIGPTHDDITVDAVAKALGVGVIIHPAARAILENYYTARGSELTEARLRMARVPDGADLIPNRMSGAPGIRIGNLFVMAGVPHITAGMLDALTGELEGGAPLVAQTIGAWAPESEIADLLRQGEKDHPGVAIGSYPFFRDGKIGANFVIRSIDGEQVAACVGALTAGFEALGYAVTDGGI, encoded by the coding sequence ATGAGCGACGAACGCATCTGGACCGCCGCCGTGCTGGTGATCGGCGACGAGATTCTCTCGGGCCGCACGCAGGACAAGAATGTGTCGCAAATCGCGACCTGGCTCGACGTGCAGGGCATTCGCCTGCGCGAAGTGCGCATCGTCCCCGATGTCGAGGAGGAGATCGTCGATGCGCTGAACGCGATCCGCGCGCGTTACGACTATGTTTTCACCACCGGCGGCATCGGCCCGACGCACGACGATATCACCGTCGATGCGGTGGCGAAGGCGCTTGGTGTCGGGGTCATCATCCACCCCGCCGCGCGCGCGATCCTCGAAAATTATTACACCGCGCGCGGCAGCGAGCTGACCGAGGCGCGGCTGCGCATGGCGCGCGTGCCCGACGGCGCTGACCTGATCCCCAACCGCATGTCGGGCGCGCCGGGCATCCGCATCGGCAATCTGTTCGTGATGGCGGGGGTTCCGCACATCACCGCGGGCATGCTCGACGCGCTGACCGGCGAGCTCGAGGGCGGCGCGCCGCTCGTCGCGCAGACGATCGGCGCGTGGGCGCCCGAAAGCGAGATCGCCGACCTGCTGCGGCAGGGCGAAAAGGACCATCCGGGGGTCGCGATCGGCAGCTACCCCTTTTTTCGCGACGGCAAGATCGGCGCCAATTTCGTCATCCGTTCGATCGACGGCGAACAGGTCGCGGCGTGCGTCGGGGCGCTCACCGCGGGCTTCGAAGCGCTCGGCTATGCGGTGACCGACGGCGGCATCTGA
- a CDS encoding glutathione S-transferase family protein, with translation MAEDLIFYTNPMSRGQIVRWMLEEVGAPYEPRILDYGTTMKDDAYLAINPMGKVPAVVHDGKVITECAAICAYLADAFPEAGLAPDAADRADYYRWLFFTSGPVEQAITAKHFGLEPDADQQRMAGFGSLPAALDALESAVAGKAFVAGNRFSAADVYVGSQIDWGLQFGTIASRPAFEAYVAPLRTRAAYKRAKEIDNGLIAEIQAAGTAPA, from the coding sequence ATGGCCGAAGACCTGATTTTCTATACCAATCCGATGTCGCGCGGGCAGATCGTCCGCTGGATGCTCGAAGAGGTCGGCGCGCCTTATGAACCGCGTATCCTCGACTATGGAACGACTATGAAGGACGACGCCTATCTGGCGATCAATCCCATGGGCAAGGTCCCGGCAGTCGTCCACGATGGGAAGGTCATCACCGAATGCGCGGCGATCTGCGCCTATCTCGCCGACGCCTTCCCCGAAGCCGGCCTCGCGCCCGATGCGGCCGACCGCGCCGATTATTACCGCTGGCTGTTCTTCACTTCGGGGCCCGTCGAACAGGCGATCACCGCCAAGCATTTCGGGCTCGAGCCCGATGCCGACCAGCAACGCATGGCGGGTTTCGGTTCGCTTCCCGCCGCGCTCGACGCGCTCGAAAGCGCCGTCGCGGGCAAGGCGTTCGTCGCGGGCAACCGCTTCAGCGCCGCTGACGTCTATGTCGGCAGCCAGATCGACTGGGGACTGCAGTTCGGCACGATCGCGTCGCGCCCCGCGTTCGAGGCCTATGTCGCCCCCCTGCGGACACGCGCCGCGTACAAGCGTGCCAAGGAGATCGACAACGGCCTGATCGCCGAGATACAGGCGGCGGGCACCGCCCCCGCCTAG
- a CDS encoding DUF2785 domain-containing protein, whose translation MKWFAVLASAGLMLTAPAAGESTGVCTVARPAGDLKGHAASFFPKAGNADLDALAACLGDPDPAMRDDFAFTMWSEGLRGKYLTPAQMRYALGVLTRMVSAPDDAAGFRRPFAALTLSEIARADRVEAFLTEAELHALAETGTTYLRGVTDYRGFIAGEGWRHGVAHGADVMLQLALNPRLSRADADLLLAAIAAQVAPPGSHAYVHGEARRLARPILFLAKRADIDDAAWAAWFRSLHPDDAPRWKAPYASETGLAAVHNSSAFGDAVYVAASESQDPQVRRLAPFAAGLLKALP comes from the coding sequence ATGAAATGGTTCGCGGTGCTGGCGTCGGCCGGCTTGATGCTGACGGCGCCGGCGGCGGGGGAGAGCACTGGCGTCTGTACCGTCGCGCGGCCCGCTGGTGACCTGAAGGGCCATGCCGCATCCTTCTTCCCGAAAGCGGGTAATGCCGATCTGGACGCCCTTGCCGCCTGCCTCGGCGATCCCGATCCGGCAATGCGCGACGATTTCGCTTTCACCATGTGGTCCGAAGGGCTGCGCGGCAAATATCTGACGCCCGCGCAGATGCGCTACGCGCTCGGTGTGTTGACGAGGATGGTCTCGGCGCCCGACGATGCCGCGGGCTTTCGCCGACCCTTTGCAGCGCTGACGCTGTCCGAGATCGCGCGCGCCGACCGTGTCGAGGCCTTTCTGACCGAGGCCGAACTTCACGCACTCGCCGAAACCGGGACGACATATCTTCGCGGCGTCACCGACTATCGCGGCTTCATCGCCGGCGAAGGCTGGCGGCATGGCGTCGCGCACGGCGCCGATGTTATGCTCCAGCTGGCGCTCAACCCGCGCTTGTCGCGCGCGGATGCTGACTTGTTGCTCGCGGCTATCGCGGCGCAGGTCGCGCCTCCTGGATCGCACGCCTATGTCCATGGCGAGGCGCGGCGGCTCGCGCGCCCGATACTTTTCCTCGCCAAACGCGCCGACATCGACGATGCCGCTTGGGCGGCATGGTTCCGGTCGCTCCATCCCGATGACGCTCCGCGCTGGAAGGCGCCTTATGCCAGCGAAACGGGATTGGCGGCGGTGCATAACAGCAGTGCGTTCGGCGATGCCGTCTATGTCGCGGCCAGCGAATCGCAGGATCCGCAGGTCCGGCGGCTCGCGCCGTTTGCCGCCGGATTGCTGAAGGCGCTGCCCTAG
- a CDS encoding Bax inhibitor-1/YccA family protein, with amino-acid sequence MANWNDPNMAASGFGAGANAMDQAVDAGLRSYMLSVYNYMGSGVLLTGIVAMLAFNSGFTQSLIGSPLMWVVMLAPLAFVLVLSFGINKLSTTAAQTLFWVYAAVMGLSMSTIFLAFTASSIATTFFATAAAFLGLSLYGYTTKKDLSGFGTFLIMGVVGILVAMLINMFVQSSALSLAISVIGVLLFAGLTAYDTQKIKSMYFYVRGTDFVGKSVIMGALTLYLDFVNMFTFLLNLLGNRE; translated from the coding sequence ATGGCGAATTGGAACGACCCCAATATGGCGGCTTCCGGTTTTGGTGCCGGCGCGAACGCAATGGACCAGGCCGTCGATGCCGGCCTGCGGTCGTACATGCTGTCGGTTTACAATTATATGGGCTCGGGCGTGCTGCTGACCGGCATCGTCGCGATGCTGGCGTTCAACAGCGGCTTTACCCAGTCGCTGATCGGCAGCCCGCTGATGTGGGTGGTGATGCTCGCGCCGCTGGCCTTCGTGCTGGTGCTGAGCTTCGGGATCAACAAGCTGTCGACTACGGCGGCGCAGACATTGTTCTGGGTCTATGCCGCGGTGATGGGCCTGTCGATGTCGACGATCTTCCTCGCCTTTACGGCATCGTCGATCGCGACCACCTTCTTCGCGACCGCGGCGGCTTTCCTTGGCCTTAGCCTCTACGGCTATACGACCAAGAAGGATTTGTCGGGTTTCGGCACCTTCCTGATCATGGGTGTTGTCGGTATCCTCGTCGCGATGCTGATCAACATGTTCGTGCAGTCGAGCGCGCTCAGCCTCGCGATCAGCGTGATCGGTGTGCTGCTGTTCGCGGGCCTCACCGCCTATGACACGCAGAAGATCAAGAGCATGTATTTCTATGTTCGCGGGACCGACTTTGTCGGCAAGTCGGTGATCATGGGCGCGCTGACGCTCTACCTCGACTTCGTCAACATGTTCACCTTCCTGCTCAACCTGCTGGGCAACCGCGAATAA
- the thpR gene encoding RNA 2',3'-cyclic phosphodiesterase, whose translation MSTHRLFVALRPPRPVRDILLAAMHGIAGARWQNDEQLHLTLRFIGEVDRHAAEDIAAALGALHAPRVAARIAGVGLFERQGRPNMIWAGVEPHEPLAALHRKVDQRLARVGVAPETRAFVPHVTLARLNRGSGPVAPFLALNGDLASPAFEFSHVTLYESELGHGGSRYHPVARYPLGGENSATSAAATASTSSHVAAKPSSSP comes from the coding sequence ATGTCCACGCACCGCCTGTTCGTCGCGCTGCGCCCGCCACGCCCGGTCCGCGACATATTGCTCGCCGCGATGCACGGCATCGCGGGCGCGCGCTGGCAAAATGACGAGCAGCTCCACCTGACCCTGCGTTTCATCGGCGAGGTCGATCGCCATGCGGCCGAGGATATCGCTGCGGCGCTTGGCGCGCTCCATGCGCCGCGCGTTGCGGCGCGGATTGCGGGCGTCGGCCTGTTCGAACGGCAAGGCCGGCCCAACATGATCTGGGCCGGGGTCGAGCCGCACGAGCCGCTCGCGGCGCTGCACCGCAAGGTCGACCAGCGCCTCGCGCGCGTCGGCGTCGCGCCCGAAACGCGCGCCTTTGTTCCGCATGTCACGCTCGCGCGGCTGAACCGTGGCTCGGGCCCGGTCGCGCCCTTCCTTGCGCTGAACGGCGACCTTGCGAGCCCGGCGTTCGAATTCAGCCATGTCACGCTGTATGAAAGCGAGCTCGGCCATGGCGGCTCGCGCTATCACCCCGTCGCGCGTTATCCTTTGGGCGGCGAAAATTCGGCAACGAGCGCCGCCGCGACCGCATCGACATCCTCCCACGTCGCGGCAAAACCGTCGTCTTCGCCATAA
- a CDS encoding low molecular weight protein-tyrosine-phosphatase codes for MRNDRQIAGPAILFLCLGNICRSPLAEGAARAAFARAGIDATLDSAGTGDWHIGRAPDARAQAEARRRGVDISALRGRQLRRADFYDFDLILAADASNLRDARAIRPPDATADLRLMLDLLPGRGGEGVTDPYYGEDDGFAATWEDVDAVAAALVAEFSPPKG; via the coding sequence ATGCGCAACGATAGACAAATTGCGGGGCCCGCGATCCTCTTCCTCTGCCTCGGCAATATCTGCCGCTCGCCATTGGCCGAGGGCGCCGCGCGCGCGGCCTTTGCCCGCGCGGGCATCGACGCCACGCTCGATTCGGCGGGCACCGGCGACTGGCACATCGGCCGCGCCCCCGATGCGCGTGCGCAGGCCGAAGCGCGCCGCCGCGGCGTCGACATTTCGGCGCTGCGCGGCCGCCAGCTCCGCCGCGCCGATTTCTATGATTTCGACCTGATCCTCGCCGCCGATGCGAGCAATTTGCGCGACGCCCGCGCGATCCGGCCGCCCGACGCGACCGCAGACCTCCGGCTGATGCTCGACCTTCTGCCCGGTCGCGGCGGCGAGGGCGTCACCGATCCCTATTATGGCGAAGACGACGGTTTTGCCGCGACGTGGGAGGATGTCGATGCGGTCGCGGCGGCGCTCGTTGCCGAATTTTCGCCGCCCAAAGGATAA
- a CDS encoding spinster family MFS transporter, with translation MAETASENVTSDAPVPAEPKATGYSWYVLSVLVVVYILNFIDRQIISILAVDIKADLGLTDGDMGFLGGAAFAVFYALFGIPLGRLADNWNRVKLLSIGLTLWSAMTAASGFAYNQLSLTFARMGVGVGEATASPTAYSLISDYFPKRQKATALAIYSSGLYLGGGVSLFIGALIVEAWNRNFPAGGPMGLVGWQAAFLAVGIPGLLLALWVASLREPVRGAMDGVASPGCPSPFREFGKDLSMIVPPLTLWGAAKRGPAALAINIGFAAAIAAFAWWMIRLTGNFPQWTAVALGYYAVFSWASALRAHDPATFKLIWGTPAFICTTLGYGLVSLAAYALAFWSAPYAEIVLGLPKQELAFILGANGAVAGFVGVILGGRLADHLRSKNPAGRVLMIIFGVVAPIIPIWIGYTTENSTLFYVMNFLAGMLGAAALGAAAATTQDLVLPRMRGTATAAFFLGTTLVGLSFGPYMVGQISDLAGTIVDGKPVGDLRTGILSLIGVAPIALGLLLYAYRAVPAAEATIAERAAGA, from the coding sequence ATGGCCGAGACCGCCAGCGAGAATGTCACGTCCGACGCGCCGGTTCCGGCCGAACCGAAAGCCACCGGATATAGCTGGTACGTCCTGTCGGTGCTCGTCGTCGTCTATATCCTCAATTTCATCGACCGGCAGATCATCAGCATCCTCGCGGTCGATATCAAGGCCGACCTCGGCCTGACCGATGGCGACATGGGCTTCCTCGGCGGCGCGGCTTTCGCGGTTTTCTATGCGCTGTTCGGAATTCCGCTCGGGCGCCTTGCCGACAATTGGAACCGTGTGAAGTTGCTGTCGATCGGGCTGACCCTGTGGTCGGCGATGACCGCGGCATCGGGCTTTGCCTACAACCAGCTCAGCCTGACGTTTGCGCGCATGGGCGTAGGCGTCGGCGAGGCGACGGCGAGCCCGACCGCCTATTCGCTGATCTCGGACTATTTCCCGAAGCGGCAGAAAGCGACCGCGCTCGCGATCTATTCGTCGGGTCTCTACCTCGGCGGCGGCGTGTCACTGTTCATCGGCGCGCTGATCGTCGAGGCATGGAACCGGAATTTCCCTGCGGGCGGGCCGATGGGGCTGGTCGGCTGGCAAGCGGCGTTCCTCGCGGTCGGCATCCCCGGCCTGCTCCTCGCGCTCTGGGTCGCCAGCCTGCGCGAACCGGTGCGCGGCGCGATGGACGGCGTCGCGAGCCCGGGCTGCCCGAGCCCCTTTCGCGAGTTCGGCAAGGATCTGTCGATGATCGTGCCGCCGCTGACGCTGTGGGGCGCCGCAAAACGCGGCCCTGCGGCGCTGGCGATCAACATCGGCTTTGCCGCCGCGATCGCGGCCTTTGCCTGGTGGATGATCCGCCTGACGGGCAATTTCCCGCAATGGACGGCGGTGGCGCTCGGCTATTATGCGGTCTTTTCGTGGGCGAGCGCGCTGCGCGCACATGACCCCGCGACCTTCAAGCTGATCTGGGGCACCCCGGCGTTCATCTGCACGACGCTCGGTTACGGTCTCGTCAGCCTCGCCGCCTATGCGCTCGCCTTCTGGTCGGCGCCCTATGCCGAAATCGTGCTGGGCCTGCCCAAGCAGGAACTCGCCTTCATCCTCGGCGCGAACGGCGCGGTCGCCGGTTTCGTCGGCGTGATTCTCGGCGGCCGCCTCGCCGATCATCTGCGGTCGAAAAATCCGGCGGGCCGCGTCCTGATGATCATCTTCGGCGTCGTCGCCCCGATCATCCCGATCTGGATCGGCTACACGACCGAGAATTCGACGCTCTTCTATGTCATGAACTTCCTCGCCGGCATGCTTGGTGCGGCGGCTCTGGGTGCGGCTGCGGCGACGACGCAGGATCTGGTGCTGCCGCGGATGCGCGGCACCGCGACCGCGGCCTTTTTCCTCGGCACGACGCTCGTCGGCCTGTCGTTCGGCCCCTATATGGTCGGGCAGATTTCGGATCTGGCGGGGACGATCGTCGACGGCAAACCGGTCGGCGATCTGCGCACGGGCATCTTGTCGCTGATCGGCGTCGCGCCGATCGCGCTTGGCCTGCTGCTCTATGCCTATCGCGCGGTGCCAGCGGCCGAAGCGACGATCGCCGAACGCGCGGCGGGCGCCTGA
- a CDS encoding superoxide dismutase family protein → MGSHRKQIMVQGAVVFGALALAGCAGMGKKATTTLPPADAYAQLYDNKGADRGRADIYRDTTGLRVELVARGFAPGTYGMHVHAVGQCNAPDFASAGPHWNPTGAQHGRDNPMGAHHGDLPNLVIEPDQIGRATLRLVGSRFEGDGALLDADGAAFVIHAGPDDYKTDPSGNSGGRVACGVIVKEAAK, encoded by the coding sequence ATGGGTTCGCACCGTAAACAGATCATGGTCCAGGGGGCCGTTGTCTTCGGGGCGCTCGCGCTCGCCGGCTGCGCCGGGATGGGCAAGAAAGCGACGACGACGCTGCCCCCCGCCGACGCCTATGCCCAGCTTTACGACAATAAGGGCGCCGACCGCGGCCGTGCGGACATCTATCGCGACACGACCGGCCTGCGCGTCGAACTCGTTGCGCGCGGCTTCGCGCCGGGCACTTACGGCATGCACGTCCATGCCGTCGGGCAGTGCAATGCGCCCGATTTCGCGAGCGCGGGTCCGCACTGGAACCCGACGGGCGCCCAGCACGGCCGCGACAATCCGATGGGCGCGCACCATGGCGACCTGCCCAACCTCGTGATCGAGCCCGACCAGATCGGCCGCGCGACGCTGCGCCTCGTCGGCTCGCGTTTCGAGGGCGATGGCGCGCTGCTCGACGCCGACGGCGCGGCATTCGTGATCCACGCCGGTCCCGACGATTACAAGACCGACCCCAGCGGCAACAGCGGCGGGCGCGTCGCGTGCGGCGTGATCGTCAAAGAAGCAGCGAAGTAA
- a CDS encoding ExbD/TolR family protein: MSMAVGDRDENEPMMDMNTTPLIDVMLVLLIMFIITIPVQTHAVKIDLPVPTDSQSNVDPEKNKVMIDPAGTITWNGSPVDLAQLANYLEQTKALPVEPELQVQPDPYARYIVVDNVMAVIKRSGVGKLGFVGNEQYARVF, encoded by the coding sequence ATGTCCATGGCAGTTGGAGATCGGGACGAAAATGAACCGATGATGGACATGAACACGACGCCGTTGATCGACGTCATGCTCGTGCTCCTCATCATGTTCATCATCACCATCCCGGTCCAGACCCACGCGGTGAAGATCGACCTGCCGGTCCCGACCGACAGCCAGAGCAATGTCGACCCCGAAAAGAACAAGGTGATGATCGATCCCGCGGGAACGATCACCTGGAACGGTTCGCCGGTCGACCTCGCTCAGCTGGCGAACTATCTGGAACAGACCAAGGCACTGCCGGTCGAACCCGAGCTGCAGGTTCAGCCCGACCCCTATGCACGCTATATCGTCGTCGACAATGTCATGGCGGTGATCAAGCGCAGCGGCGTCGGCAAGCTGGGCTTCGTCGGCAACGAGCAATACGCCCGCGTCTTCTGA
- a CDS encoding ExbD/TolR family protein yields the protein MAMSVGDKGGEEAPMSEINTTPLVDIMLVLLIIFLITVPVVLETVNLKLPDVAFEVTTTKPENVLLSIRSADTDGDGEPNPESTACEVYWGQTPVDSKQLLERGQKKLEQLLEDIGGPQNITEENFPEVHIRGDVNTPYQCIGGVIYTMQYAGFQKIGFISEPAPGSGTVGRL from the coding sequence ATGGCGATGAGTGTAGGCGACAAGGGCGGCGAAGAAGCCCCAATGTCCGAAATCAACACGACTCCGCTCGTGGACATCATGCTTGTGTTGCTCATCATCTTCCTCATCACGGTTCCCGTGGTGTTGGAGACGGTGAACCTGAAACTGCCCGACGTGGCGTTTGAGGTGACGACGACGAAGCCTGAGAATGTGCTGCTTTCGATCCGTTCGGCTGATACCGACGGCGATGGCGAGCCCAACCCCGAGAGCACGGCGTGTGAAGTATATTGGGGCCAGACCCCGGTGGATTCCAAGCAGTTGCTGGAACGTGGACAAAAGAAGCTCGAGCAGCTGCTCGAAGATATCGGCGGTCCGCAGAATATCACCGAGGAAAACTTCCCCGAAGTGCACATCCGCGGCGACGTCAACACGCCGTACCAGTGCATCGGTGGCGTGATCTACACGATGCAATATGCCGGCTTCCAGAAGATCGGGTTCATTTCGGAACCGGCTCCTGGTTCGGGTACGGTGGGCCGCCTGTAA